The following proteins are co-located in the Haloarcula rubripromontorii genome:
- a CDS encoding Lrp/AsnC family transcriptional regulator, with translation MVIAYVMVKAHTGDADRLKADIEGVDGVVEAHIVAGDVDFIAKVNVETPAEVKDVAATHIQEIQGVETTQTYIAMD, from the coding sequence ATGGTCATTGCATACGTTATGGTTAAAGCCCACACCGGTGACGCGGACCGCCTGAAAGCTGATATCGAAGGCGTCGACGGCGTTGTCGAGGCACATATCGTTGCCGGAGACGTCGACTTCATCGCGAAAGTGAACGTGGAGACGCCCGCTGAAGTCAAGGATGTCGCAGCGACGCACATTCAGGAAATTCAGGGCGTCGAAACGACACAGACCTATATCGCGATGGACTGA
- the htr1 gene encoding sensory rhodopsin I transducer Htr1 has product MTVSSVKQSYGAKLGVGYIATATLLITVGVVTQDVASTVVAGIAGLLTLGSINAAETVASITELSAQTQRVADGDLDTEIVSTRTDEFGDLADSIERMRVSLRDRLSEMEAARADLEQAQIDANEAQAEAEAAEEEARELATAYQEIATAYGTVMADAADGDLTQRVDVATEYDAMETVGQSFNRMMDELQETIETVTAVSERITTETDEITETSQQVQQEVDAAVETVADIQTQATDQQTKLESAAADIQDVSASAEEIAATIDNLADQSREVEEASNDARAASETALTEMDQIQADTAEAVTQVETLQQRMAEITDIADIISEIAEQTNMLALNASIEAARAGGQGSDADGNGFSVVADEVKSLAEETQSRADEIATVIAEVSEQTEEVTASIQATETRVETGTETVESALSEIATIAEAVDDISASIEEMRQTTSEQADTVQATADSIEVVTEASAETATTAEEMSAQIRRQRDVVKSISDSLDSFRETAVDDLESRVRLFTVDTDATAASHRRVAGSPSVGGDD; this is encoded by the coding sequence GTGACTGTTTCTAGTGTCAAGCAGAGCTATGGGGCCAAGCTCGGTGTCGGATACATCGCAACGGCCACCCTCCTGATTACTGTCGGGGTGGTAACACAAGATGTCGCATCAACAGTCGTCGCCGGCATCGCCGGCTTACTGACACTCGGCTCGATCAACGCAGCCGAAACGGTCGCGAGCATCACCGAGTTATCAGCACAGACACAGCGGGTGGCAGACGGGGACCTCGATACCGAAATCGTCTCGACGCGGACCGACGAGTTCGGGGACCTTGCTGACTCAATCGAGCGGATGCGCGTATCGTTGCGCGACCGACTGTCAGAGATGGAGGCTGCGAGGGCAGACCTCGAACAGGCACAGATTGACGCGAACGAGGCACAGGCCGAAGCAGAGGCCGCTGAGGAGGAAGCAAGAGAACTCGCCACAGCCTACCAGGAAATTGCAACAGCGTACGGGACAGTCATGGCAGACGCCGCAGACGGCGATCTCACGCAGCGTGTCGATGTCGCCACTGAGTACGACGCTATGGAAACCGTCGGCCAGTCGTTCAACAGGATGATGGACGAGCTACAGGAGACAATCGAGACGGTCACCGCCGTTTCCGAGCGCATCACAACCGAAACTGACGAGATCACTGAAACGAGTCAACAAGTCCAACAGGAGGTAGACGCGGCTGTGGAAACGGTTGCCGATATCCAGACGCAAGCAACCGACCAGCAGACAAAGCTCGAATCAGCTGCAGCCGATATCCAGGACGTGAGCGCGTCGGCAGAGGAAATCGCTGCGACAATTGACAACCTTGCCGACCAGAGCCGTGAGGTCGAGGAGGCCAGCAACGACGCTCGGGCAGCCTCGGAAACAGCCCTGACAGAGATGGACCAGATACAGGCTGACACAGCTGAAGCTGTCACACAGGTCGAGACCCTCCAGCAGCGAATGGCCGAGATAACCGACATCGCGGACATCATCTCCGAGATCGCAGAGCAGACGAATATGCTGGCGCTGAATGCGTCGATAGAGGCCGCTCGGGCTGGTGGACAGGGCAGCGACGCGGACGGGAATGGGTTCAGCGTCGTCGCAGACGAAGTCAAGTCACTCGCTGAAGAGACGCAGTCACGGGCTGACGAGATAGCAACGGTCATCGCGGAGGTGTCTGAGCAGACAGAAGAGGTGACTGCCTCAATACAGGCGACCGAAACGCGAGTCGAAACCGGTACCGAGACCGTTGAGTCGGCCCTGTCAGAAATTGCGACAATCGCGGAGGCCGTCGACGATATCTCGGCATCTATCGAGGAGATGCGACAGACGACCTCGGAGCAGGCAGACACCGTGCAGGCGACGGCCGACTCGATAGAGGTTGTCACCGAAGCAAGTGCGGAGACAGCGACTACCGCAGAGGAAATGTCGGCACAGATCCGTCGGCAGCGGGACGTCGTCAAGTCGATTTCCGACTCACTCGATTCCTTCCGCGAAACCGCTGTTGACGACCTCGAATCCCGGGTGCGACTGTTTACCGTTGACACAGATGCCACAGCGGCGAGCCACAGACGCGTCGCAGGGTCGCCGTCAGTCGGGGGTGACGACTGA
- a CDS encoding DUF7529 family protein — protein MVKTGGEGTDDLERLAAGSDARKASWKQTLDETQALADQRRSDGREAVVVPAGDAGLQTVDDGDGLELVFVIPGNKAEDVTRLVESNPLEAYDVYRRTVGEQVFLAVEYFDPNAASLFIAGAYELRDAGNAVTAANDGATFQTLLRKLDGTPVASFDHADRTKFLPTDKLPVEE, from the coding sequence ATGGTAAAGACAGGTGGTGAGGGGACAGACGACCTCGAACGGCTTGCCGCCGGTTCGGACGCCCGCAAGGCATCGTGGAAACAAACGTTAGATGAGACACAGGCGCTGGCGGACCAGCGGCGTTCTGACGGCCGCGAGGCAGTCGTCGTCCCCGCCGGGGATGCGGGTCTGCAGACAGTTGACGACGGTGACGGACTCGAACTCGTGTTCGTCATTCCGGGCAACAAGGCCGAGGACGTGACGCGGCTGGTGGAATCGAATCCCCTCGAAGCGTACGACGTGTACCGGCGAACGGTCGGAGAGCAGGTGTTTCTGGCCGTCGAGTATTTCGACCCGAACGCTGCGTCGCTGTTCATCGCTGGCGCGTACGAGCTCCGGGACGCCGGCAACGCGGTGACCGCTGCGAACGACGGGGCGACGTTCCAGACGTTGCTCAGGAAACTGGACGGGACGCCGGTCGCATCGTTCGACCACGCAGACCGGACGAAGTTCCTTCCGACCGATAAACTCCCGGTCGAAGAGTAG
- a CDS encoding complex I NDUFA9 subunit family protein encodes MDVLVVGGTGFIGQHLCRELDERGHAVTALSRSPEDATLPDGVETVSGDVTDYGSIESAFENQDAVYYLVALSPLFKPDGGDRMHERIHLGGTENSVQAAEEHGVDRFVQLSALGADPNGDTHYIRSKGEAEQVVTESSLDWTIFRPSVVFGEGGEFVSFTKRLKGMFAPGVPLYPLPGGGRQTTFQPIWVGDLVPMLVDSIESEDHVGETYEVGGPEVLTLRDVTNQVYDAEGSSVSIVPLPMPLAKVGLSVLGSVGFPMGADQYRSLKFDNTPATNEVDAFGISNGSLTTLSGYLSGESPAVATS; translated from the coding sequence ATGGATGTACTTGTCGTCGGCGGGACTGGATTCATCGGACAACACCTCTGCCGTGAACTCGACGAGCGGGGGCACGCCGTCACTGCGCTGTCTCGGTCACCAGAAGACGCAACACTACCAGACGGTGTCGAAACCGTCTCCGGGGACGTCACAGACTACGGGAGTATCGAGAGCGCGTTCGAGAATCAGGACGCGGTGTACTATTTGGTCGCGCTGTCGCCCCTGTTCAAACCGGACGGCGGCGACAGGATGCACGAGCGCATTCATCTCGGCGGAACGGAAAACAGCGTGCAGGCCGCAGAAGAGCACGGCGTCGACCGGTTCGTCCAGCTGAGTGCACTGGGTGCAGACCCTAACGGCGACACGCACTACATCCGGTCGAAGGGGGAAGCCGAGCAGGTTGTGACGGAGTCCTCGCTGGACTGGACTATCTTCCGCCCGTCGGTCGTCTTCGGCGAGGGCGGCGAGTTCGTCTCCTTCACGAAGCGCCTCAAAGGGATGTTCGCGCCGGGCGTCCCGCTGTATCCGCTCCCCGGCGGCGGCAGACAGACGACGTTCCAGCCGATCTGGGTCGGTGACCTCGTGCCGATGCTCGTCGACAGTATCGAATCCGAAGACCACGTCGGCGAGACCTACGAGGTCGGTGGGCCGGAAGTACTGACGCTCAGAGACGTGACCAATCAGGTGTACGATGCCGAGGGGTCGTCAGTAAGCATTGTCCCGCTTCCGATGCCACTGGCGAAGGTCGGGCTCTCTGTCCTGGGAAGCGTCGGGTTCCCGATGGGTGCCGATCAGTACCGGTCACTCAAATTCGATAACACGCCAGCGACGAACGAAGTAGACGCGTTCGGTATCAGTAATGGCTCTCTAACGACACTCAGTGGATATCTCAGCGGAGAATCGCCAGCAGTAGCCACTTCCTAA
- a CDS encoding DUF7555 family protein: protein MDNLSGKVLDLLWYALGVTLTATLIGGVLSPLRGGGWVTVKFALFFIGFALFGYASVTLWRAPSLDSDDSDDSAVSFGVSGRERTPFESVLARVVPPLDTLAPPEDRLSPPVKLFVASLFVLGLSLSMEVIFGVR, encoded by the coding sequence ATGGATAACCTGTCGGGAAAGGTACTCGATCTGCTGTGGTATGCCCTCGGCGTAACGCTCACAGCGACGCTTATCGGCGGCGTGCTCTCGCCGCTCCGCGGCGGTGGCTGGGTGACAGTGAAGTTCGCGCTGTTTTTTATCGGCTTCGCGCTGTTCGGCTACGCTTCGGTTACGCTGTGGCGTGCGCCATCTCTCGATTCAGACGACTCCGACGACTCCGCCGTGTCGTTTGGCGTGTCGGGGCGGGAGCGAACGCCGTTCGAGTCGGTGCTGGCTCGGGTCGTTCCGCCCCTCGATACGCTCGCCCCGCCCGAAGACCGACTCTCGCCGCCGGTGAAGCTCTTCGTTGCGAGTCTGTTCGTCCTCGGGCTTTCCCTGAGCATGGAAGTCATCTTCGGCGTCCGGTGA
- the tmk gene encoding dTMP kinase, translating to MLVTLEGLDGSGKTTVWERLQRDDAVPSEAVFTREPTDTWYGDAVQRSIDDDDADSLAELFLYTADHAAHLSNTVRPALSEDRLVVSDRYSDSRYAYQGATLKASEAFDDPLSYVREVHAPWTRPPDRTVYLNLDPETAAQRSGATNKFETAEYLTTVRDNYERLIEADPERFVRVDATADPDTVYERVRAAILD from the coding sequence ATGCTCGTCACGCTCGAAGGACTGGATGGGAGCGGCAAGACGACCGTGTGGGAACGGCTCCAGCGCGACGACGCCGTCCCCAGCGAGGCTGTGTTCACGCGCGAGCCGACCGATACCTGGTACGGCGACGCCGTTCAGCGCTCTATCGACGACGACGACGCGGACTCGCTGGCCGAACTGTTCCTCTATACGGCTGACCACGCCGCACACCTCTCGAACACGGTTCGACCGGCACTCAGCGAAGACAGACTCGTCGTCTCCGACCGCTACAGCGACTCGCGGTACGCCTATCAGGGCGCGACACTCAAAGCGAGTGAAGCCTTCGACGACCCGCTGTCGTACGTCCGTGAAGTCCACGCCCCCTGGACCCGGCCGCCGGACCGGACTGTGTATCTCAACCTCGATCCAGAAACTGCCGCACAGCGAAGCGGCGCGACGAACAAGTTCGAGACCGCCGAGTATCTCACAACGGTGCGTGACAACTACGAGCGACTCATCGAAGCCGACCCGGAGCGGTTCGTTCGCGTCGACGCAACCGCCGATCCAGACACTGTGTACGAACGGGTCCGAGCAGCGATTCTCGACTAG
- a CDS encoding Lrp/AsnC family transcriptional regulator: MVSAFIMIKTAAGKSEDLLAAVRDAEGITEAHIVAGQYDIIAEATGTEVYDIMQSVSGHIRDLNGVDDTRTYMCLE, encoded by the coding sequence ATGGTTAGCGCGTTCATCATGATCAAGACGGCTGCCGGCAAATCCGAAGACCTCCTTGCGGCAGTTCGCGACGCCGAAGGCATCACCGAGGCACACATCGTCGCCGGACAGTACGACATCATCGCCGAAGCGACCGGTACAGAAGTGTACGACATCATGCAGTCGGTTTCGGGTCACATCCGGGATCTCAACGGCGTCGACGATACGCGCACGTACATGTGTCTGGAGTGA
- a CDS encoding DUF5813 family protein — protein sequence MTDVPDDVAEAFDRHDALVPAGDSYAVETTNFDGRVTATEGEEWRTNYEVTVRAPSLQAATSDEVGDAVVDGWLETLERRLEDAPKATRTAVELDEYSVVEDGEQVVVTFEYTMGGERQAADVAKTFVEYVEGTYVEGVIPGYDYVGVVADLLNSASTGGSEGSRGGTPL from the coding sequence ATGACTGATGTGCCAGACGACGTTGCCGAAGCGTTCGACCGACACGATGCGCTCGTCCCGGCCGGGGATAGCTACGCTGTCGAGACGACGAACTTCGACGGTCGCGTGACCGCGACCGAGGGCGAGGAGTGGCGGACGAACTACGAGGTGACGGTCAGAGCGCCGTCGCTGCAGGCCGCGACAAGTGACGAGGTCGGTGATGCCGTCGTCGATGGCTGGCTTGAGACGCTGGAGCGGCGGCTTGAGGACGCGCCGAAAGCGACCCGAACTGCTGTCGAACTAGACGAGTACAGCGTCGTCGAGGACGGCGAGCAGGTCGTGGTCACGTTCGAGTACACAATGGGTGGCGAACGGCAGGCCGCAGACGTCGCAAAGACCTTCGTCGAGTACGTCGAGGGGACGTATGTCGAGGGTGTCATTCCAGGCTATGACTACGTCGGTGTCGTGGCTGACCTCCTCAATTCGGCGAGTACCGGTGGCAGTGAAGGCTCTCGTGGCGGGACGCCGCTATAG
- a CDS encoding potassium channel family protein: protein MRFVIVGSGRVGLRTARVLQESGHEVVLIERDENAVERARTAGFEVIAGDGAIEETLGNADLEAADALGALTGDLNDNFVACMIAKEHGCRTVMRIDEDYREEIYRRYASEVDEVIYPERLGAIAAKNALLGGNIRAVADIAQNLQLVEFTIQRQSPMEGYTLSELELPSDSRLMAHGKGEAPLAIPDPDETLEAGDRVVILADFETLSDVRSIVVGESERATALGGA, encoded by the coding sequence ATGCGATTCGTTATCGTGGGTTCAGGTCGTGTCGGACTGCGGACGGCTCGCGTCCTGCAAGAGAGTGGCCACGAAGTTGTCCTCATCGAGCGCGATGAGAACGCAGTTGAGCGCGCGCGAACGGCTGGCTTCGAGGTGATTGCGGGCGATGGCGCTATCGAGGAGACGCTCGGCAACGCTGATCTCGAAGCCGCCGACGCGCTCGGCGCGCTCACCGGCGACCTGAACGACAACTTCGTTGCCTGTATGATCGCCAAGGAACACGGCTGTCGAACCGTCATGCGCATCGACGAGGACTACCGCGAAGAGATCTATCGACGCTACGCCTCCGAGGTCGACGAGGTAATCTACCCAGAACGACTGGGCGCTATCGCCGCCAAGAATGCGCTGCTGGGCGGGAACATCCGCGCAGTCGCCGATATCGCGCAGAACCTCCAGCTCGTGGAGTTTACCATCCAGCGGCAATCGCCGATGGAGGGGTACACGCTGTCGGAACTGGAGCTGCCGTCGGATTCCCGGCTGATGGCACATGGGAAAGGCGAGGCCCCGCTCGCCATTCCCGACCCTGACGAAACGCTAGAGGCCGGTGATCGCGTCGTGATACTGGCCGACTTCGAGACGCTCTCGGATGTCCGAAGCATCGTCGTTGGCGAATCAGAGCGCGCAACCGCGCTCGGAGGTGCCTGA
- a CDS encoding ABC transporter ATP-binding protein has translation MSESVVETASHQTGETLLDVQDLKTYYEGGGLLGGDPVKAVDGVNFEISRGETFGLVGESGCGKTTLGRTLIQLETATSGTVSFDGTDITELSGDDLKEWRRNAQMVFQDPESSLNDRMTVGEIIREPLDVHEQGTARERREKVRTLLDQVGLMPEHYYRYPHQFSGGQRQRIGIARALALEPEFVVLDEPVSALDVSVQAQILNLLEDLQEEFGLTYLFIAHDLSVVRHICDRVGVMYLGNLMEVGPTEQLFQRPENPYTRALLSAIPEPDPTVQADRITLPGSPPSPRDPPEGCPFATRCPVRIRPEDIDASDAVWDRIREFRDVIRERSRAEQSLGERLKERLGFDTALADGEEIIAEEFSDVDLPPDVREHVEQAATYLSDGDPDAARAYLKEVFGGQCDTETPQYYDVDDRRMSFCHRHAQEHVSPGDELRQRGYDTHDG, from the coding sequence ATGAGTGAATCAGTTGTCGAGACCGCGTCCCACCAGACCGGCGAGACACTGCTCGATGTGCAGGATCTGAAGACGTACTACGAAGGCGGTGGACTGCTCGGGGGAGACCCAGTGAAAGCCGTCGACGGCGTGAACTTCGAAATCTCGCGCGGCGAGACGTTCGGGCTGGTCGGTGAATCCGGCTGTGGCAAGACAACCCTCGGTCGGACACTCATCCAACTGGAAACGGCCACCTCCGGGACAGTCTCCTTCGATGGAACGGATATAACCGAACTCAGCGGCGACGACCTCAAGGAGTGGCGCCGCAACGCCCAGATGGTGTTTCAGGACCCCGAGTCGAGCCTCAACGACCGGATGACTGTCGGTGAGATAATCCGCGAACCGCTGGACGTCCACGAGCAGGGCACGGCTCGCGAGCGTCGGGAGAAAGTGCGGACACTGCTCGATCAGGTCGGACTCATGCCGGAGCACTACTACCGATATCCGCACCAGTTCTCCGGCGGCCAGCGACAGCGTATCGGCATCGCGCGGGCGCTTGCACTCGAACCGGAGTTCGTCGTCCTCGACGAGCCCGTTTCGGCGCTCGACGTGTCCGTCCAGGCCCAGATACTCAATCTGCTGGAAGACCTGCAAGAAGAGTTCGGTCTCACGTACCTCTTCATCGCGCACGACCTGAGTGTGGTCCGGCACATCTGTGACCGCGTCGGCGTGATGTATCTCGGGAATCTCATGGAGGTCGGGCCGACGGAACAGCTGTTCCAGCGCCCGGAAAACCCCTACACGCGCGCGTTGCTGTCGGCGATTCCGGAACCGGACCCGACGGTCCAGGCGGACCGGATTACCTTGCCCGGCTCGCCACCGAGTCCACGGGACCCACCGGAAGGATGCCCCTTCGCAACGCGGTGTCCCGTCCGGATTCGGCCCGAAGACATAGACGCTAGCGATGCGGTGTGGGACCGGATCCGAGAGTTCCGTGATGTCATTCGCGAGCGGTCCCGCGCGGAACAGTCGCTCGGTGAGCGGCTCAAGGAACGGCTCGGGTTCGACACCGCGTTGGCTGACGGCGAAGAAATCATCGCGGAGGAGTTCAGCGACGTGGACCTCCCGCCAGACGTACGAGAACACGTCGAACAGGCTGCAACGTATCTCAGTGATGGGGACCCCGATGCCGCACGGGCGTACCTCAAGGAAGTGTTCGGCGGTCAGTGTGACACCGAAACACCGCAGTACTACGATGTCGACGACAGACGGATGAGCTTCTGTCACCGGCACGCACAGGAGCACGTCTCCCCTGGCGACGAACTGCGCCAACGTGGCTACGACACGCACGATGGATAA
- a CDS encoding tubulin/FtsZ family protein, with translation MKLAMIGFGQAGGKIVDKFLEYDKETGSGIVRSAVAVNTAKADLLGLEHIPEENRVLIGQARVKGHGVGADNELGAEIAEEDIDEVQGAIDNIPVHEVDAFLIVAGLGGGTGSGGSPVVAKHLKRIYTEPVYGLGVLPGSDEGGIYTLNAARSFQTFVREVDNLMVFDNDAWRQTGESVEGGYDHINEEIVRRFGVLFGAGEIEAGDNVAESVVDSSEIINTLDGGGVSTVGYASEDVEVSSGGGGLLSRFKGDDSSDDGMDTANTTNRITSLVRKAALGRLTLPCEIEGAERALLVMAGPPEHLNRKGIERGRKWLEEQTGSMEVRGGDYPTNAPKVAASILLAGVHNVPRIKELQQVAIEAQDNIDDIRNQSEDNLEDLVEDDEDELDPLF, from the coding sequence ATGAAACTGGCGATGATCGGCTTCGGGCAGGCCGGTGGCAAAATTGTGGACAAATTCCTCGAGTACGACAAGGAAACCGGCTCGGGAATCGTCCGCTCGGCTGTTGCGGTCAATACAGCAAAAGCAGACCTGCTTGGGCTAGAACACATTCCGGAGGAGAATCGAGTGCTCATTGGCCAGGCTCGCGTCAAGGGCCATGGCGTGGGCGCGGACAACGAACTCGGCGCGGAAATCGCCGAAGAAGACATCGACGAGGTGCAGGGTGCGATTGACAACATCCCCGTCCACGAAGTCGACGCCTTCCTCATCGTCGCCGGCCTCGGCGGCGGGACGGGGTCGGGCGGGTCGCCGGTCGTCGCAAAACACCTCAAGCGAATCTACACCGAACCGGTGTACGGCCTGGGCGTCCTGCCGGGCAGCGACGAGGGCGGTATCTACACCCTCAACGCCGCCCGCTCGTTCCAGACGTTCGTGCGCGAGGTGGACAACCTGATGGTGTTCGACAACGACGCCTGGCGACAGACCGGTGAGTCCGTCGAGGGCGGCTATGACCACATCAACGAGGAGATTGTCCGACGCTTCGGCGTGCTGTTCGGGGCCGGTGAGATCGAGGCCGGCGACAACGTCGCGGAAAGTGTCGTCGACTCCTCTGAAATTATCAACACGCTCGACGGCGGCGGCGTGTCCACCGTCGGGTACGCCTCCGAGGACGTCGAAGTGTCCTCTGGCGGCGGGGGCCTGCTCTCGCGGTTCAAGGGCGACGACTCGTCCGACGACGGGATGGATACGGCCAACACCACGAACCGTATCACGTCGCTCGTCCGGAAAGCCGCGCTCGGCCGACTGACACTCCCCTGTGAGATCGAGGGTGCAGAGCGTGCCCTCCTCGTGATGGCAGGGCCGCCGGAGCACCTGAACCGGAAGGGAATCGAGCGCGGTCGGAAGTGGCTCGAGGAGCAAACCGGTTCGATGGAGGTCCGCGGTGGCGACTATCCGACCAACGCCCCGAAAGTGGCCGCATCCATCCTGCTGGCCGGCGTCCACAACGTTCCGCGCATCAAGGAACTCCAGCAGGTCGCCATCGAGGCCCAGGACAATATCGACGATATCCGTAACCAAAGCGAAGATAACTTAGAGGACTTGGTCGAAGACGACGAAGATGAACTTGATCCGCTGTTCTAA
- the cofC gene encoding 2-phospho-L-lactate guanylyltransferase codes for MRLVVPVSGSAPKTRLASVLSPAERRDFTEAMLSDVVDAVTAAGHEPEIISTAPLDCAVPVTVDDRGLDALVNDLLTSTVADGEQALAVVMADLPLVTRESIECLLAPEADVVLAPGLGGGTNAFVCRHSEFRVDYHGASIRDHRAAARDVGASVTEVDSRRLATDIDEPDDLAEVLLHSDGAAADWLKQSGFELKTADGRVDVERPR; via the coding sequence ATGCGTCTCGTCGTCCCCGTCTCGGGATCTGCCCCCAAAACGCGACTTGCGTCTGTTCTCTCTCCAGCCGAGCGCCGTGATTTTACCGAAGCGATGCTTTCAGACGTCGTCGACGCAGTGACAGCGGCGGGCCACGAACCCGAGATCATCTCGACGGCACCGCTTGACTGTGCCGTGCCGGTCACCGTCGACGACCGCGGACTCGACGCGCTCGTCAACGACCTGCTCACGTCGACGGTGGCTGACGGAGAACAAGCGCTTGCGGTTGTGATGGCCGATCTCCCGCTCGTGACCCGTGAGAGCATCGAGTGCCTGCTCGCTCCCGAAGCCGACGTGGTGCTGGCCCCGGGCCTGGGCGGCGGGACGAACGCCTTCGTCTGTCGGCACTCCGAGTTCAGGGTCGATTACCACGGCGCGTCTATCCGCGACCATCGGGCGGCCGCCCGGGACGTGGGAGCCAGCGTTACCGAGGTTGACTCGCGGCGGCTCGCGACCGATATCGACGAACCGGATGATCTCGCAGAGGTGCTGTTACACAGTGACGGCGCGGCGGCGGACTGGCTCAAACAGTCAGGATTCGAACTGAAAACCGCTGATGGGCGAGTCGACGTGGAGCGACCTCGGTAG
- a CDS encoding ABC transporter ATP-binding protein gives MSHTEDGEPLLAVDNLRTVFHSDKEEIRAVDGVSFDIARGETLGIVGESGSGKSVTARSIMGLVDSPGEISEESSIRLDGRELTTLSEKQYRSVRGGDIAMVFQDPLSSLNPVYTVGNQIIEALELHRGMEGAEAKSEAIELLRAVGIPDAARRVDEFPHEFSGGMRQRAVIAMALACDPDLLICDEPTTALDVTIQAQILDLLQEIQTKRDIGIMFITHDMGVIAEVADRVAVMYAGEVVEQAPVEELFANPHHPYTQGLLQSIPGRNPSTDRLPTIEGDVPTPHESASYCRFVSRCPKGFDECERVHPAHVEVSESADHTAACLLYPEDMPTDDTVTQHEENADQTGVEADEALSADDWPAERRKAGTDGGPSGSEDGDARADGGHGHSAGDTGGQLDGGDTDE, from the coding sequence ATGAGCCACACCGAAGACGGCGAGCCGCTGCTGGCCGTTGACAACCTCCGGACCGTGTTCCACAGCGATAAAGAGGAGATTCGCGCTGTCGACGGCGTTTCATTCGACATTGCACGCGGCGAGACGCTCGGTATCGTCGGCGAATCCGGTTCGGGCAAGAGCGTCACCGCGCGCTCGATCATGGGACTGGTCGATAGTCCGGGCGAAATCAGCGAGGAGTCGTCCATACGGTTAGACGGACGAGAGCTGACGACGCTTTCGGAGAAGCAATACCGGTCAGTTCGTGGCGGCGACATCGCGATGGTGTTTCAGGACCCGCTGAGTTCGCTCAATCCGGTGTACACTGTCGGGAACCAGATCATCGAGGCGCTGGAGCTCCACCGTGGTATGGAAGGGGCCGAAGCCAAGTCGGAGGCCATCGAACTGCTGCGTGCGGTCGGCATCCCCGACGCGGCGCGGCGTGTCGATGAGTTCCCACACGAGTTCTCCGGCGGGATGCGCCAGCGAGCCGTCATCGCGATGGCACTGGCCTGTGACCCAGACCTGCTCATCTGTGATGAGCCGACGACGGCGCTCGATGTCACCATTCAGGCCCAGATTCTGGACCTGCTACAGGAGATTCAGACAAAGCGTGACATCGGTATCATGTTCATCACGCACGACATGGGCGTCATCGCGGAAGTCGCCGACCGCGTCGCCGTGATGTACGCCGGCGAAGTCGTCGAGCAGGCACCGGTAGAGGAACTGTTCGCGAACCCACACCACCCATACACACAGGGACTTCTGCAGAGCATTCCCGGCCGGAATCCCAGTACGGATCGACTCCCCACTATCGAAGGGGACGTGCCGACGCCACACGAATCGGCGTCGTACTGTCGGTTTGTCAGCCGGTGCCCGAAGGGCTTCGATGAGTGTGAGCGGGTCCATCCCGCCCACGTCGAAGTCAGCGAATCAGCGGACCACACTGCCGCCTGTCTCCTGTACCCCGAAGATATGCCTACTGACGACACTGTGACACAGCACGAAGAGAACGCGGACCAGACAGGCGTCGAAGCAGACGAAGCACTGTCGGCGGACGACTGGCCGGCTGAGCGTCGAAAGGCTGGTACTGACGGCGGTCCATCCGGGTCCGAGGACGGCGACGCACGGGCTGATGGTGGCCACGGCCACAGTGCCGGGGACACCGGCGGCCAGCTGGACGGAGGTGACACAGATGAGTGA